The Vidua chalybeata isolate OUT-0048 chromosome 6, bVidCha1 merged haplotype, whole genome shotgun sequence genome has a segment encoding these proteins:
- the TMEM109 gene encoding LOW QUALITY PROTEIN: transmembrane protein 109 (The sequence of the model RefSeq protein was modified relative to this genomic sequence to represent the inferred CDS: inserted 1 base in 1 codon), whose product MSAMAEAGRSRRSGYGPAALPRLFPVLLSGPGSRFRFRLARAXPRAAPERSRGRRRRRNRKRSRHPPRSPRRRERRFPACTARRRPPPAVAMVTAFPPCTAAAPGTTAPGVPRGGAEIPGSRMGSAMGHWALLAVLLWIPFLMGSAGDGAKDGQEGFRGHVTTSDDLLLRLGRSTWDTLENWVGRQPLQMVAESLSTTLWIVSSGISAALTTLCGILGDLLAASSISGHRLVRAAALAPGEVQRVLLWAVAALAGSWVLARLRGLLLPLLRGLKLFFFLGAFLHVAASQESPTVQAGMLLGLWVLYTFLGSLVASPDPSARLDAAVKSLEWKVEELRRRQKFGGPRNRED is encoded by the exons ATGAGCGCCATGGCGGAGGCCGGGCGGTCGCGGCGCTCCGGTTACGGCCCCGCTGCCCTTCCGAGGCTGTTTCCGGTTCTCCTTTCCGGTCCGGGGTCCCGGTTCCGGTTCCGGTTGGCGCGCG gcccccgcgccgctcccgaGCGCTCAcgcgggcgccgccgccgccggaaCCGGAAGCGCTCCCGGCATCCCCCGCGCTCCCCCCGCCGGCGGGAACGGCGCTTCCCGGCGTGCAccgcgcgccgccgcccgcctcCGGCTGTTGCCATGGTGACCGCGTTCCCGCCATGCACTGCGGCGGCCCCGGGGACTACAGCTCCCGGCGTGCCCCGCGGCGGAGCCG AGATCCCGGGTTCCAGGATGGGCAGTGCCATGGGGCACTGGGCTCTGCTAGCCGTGCTGCTGTGGATCCCATTCCTCATGGGATCAGCAGGGGATGGAGCCAAGGATGGCCAGGAGGGATTCCGGGGACACGTCACCACCTCTGATGACCTGCTGCTCCGGCTGGGAAGATCCACTTGGGACACCCTGGAGAACTGGGTGGGACGCCAGCCCCTGCAGATGGTGGCGGAG AGCCTCTCCACCACCCTCTGGATCGTTTCCTCTGGGATCTCAGCAGCCCTGACCACGCTCTGTGGGATCCTGGGGGATCTCCTGGCCGCTTCCAGCATCAGCG GCCACCGGCTGGTCCGAGCGGCAGCGCTGGCTCCCGGAGAAGTCCAGAGGGTGCTCCTGTGGGCAGTGGCCGCCCTGGCGGGATCCTGGGTGCTAGCCCGGCTTCgagggctgctgctcccactgctccgTGGCttgaagcttttctttttcctcgGAGCCTTCCTGCATGTGGCCGCTTCCCAGGAGAGCCCCACGGTGCAGGCGGGAATGCTGCTGGGCCTGTGGGTGCTCTacaccttcctgggcagcctggtgGCATCCCCGGATCCCAGCGCCAGGCTGGATGCGGCCGTCAAGAGCCTGGAGTGGAAGGTGGAGGAGCTGCGGCGGCGCCAGAAGTTTGGGGGGCCCCGGAACCGGGAGGATTGA